One genomic region from Saprospiraceae bacterium encodes:
- a CDS encoding histidine--tRNA ligase encodes MTKPSLPKGTRDFLPNEVMKRKYMFGILEQVFQRHGFVPIETPALELMQTLTGKYGEEGDRLLFKILNNGDFLAEADANALETKDSGALAASISKRGLRYDLTVPFARFVVMNRNEITFPFKRYQIQPVWRADRPQKGRYQEFFQCDCDVVGSKSLLYEADLISIYSEAFSFLGIDVAIRINHRGILAGIAEAAGVAEQFTAMTICIDKLDKIGPDAVKEDMIRRGIPSGSAEKILHLIGIQSLDALRPELAPTASGSKGLEDLDKIFSTSASYDLAQELVFDPTLARGLSYYTGFIVEVVAKNVQMGSLGGGGRYDNLTGSFGMPDIPGVGISFGAERIYDVMESLQLFPESVVSLLKVLVIGLDDQAITLATSVTNQLRSNAIPSDQYPEVVKMNKSMKYANDLKVPFVIIIGQEELLTRSYTLKNMITGSQEKLTLDQIIAKIKQS; translated from the coding sequence ATGACCAAACCTTCCCTTCCTAAAGGCACCCGCGACTTTCTTCCAAATGAAGTCATGAAACGAAAATACATGTTTGGTATCCTCGAGCAAGTGTTTCAACGGCATGGTTTTGTTCCAATAGAAACCCCCGCTCTTGAACTCATGCAGACACTTACTGGCAAATATGGGGAAGAAGGCGATCGACTTTTATTTAAAATACTCAACAATGGTGATTTTCTTGCAGAAGCTGATGCCAATGCCCTTGAAACCAAGGATTCCGGTGCGCTGGCCGCCAGTATTTCCAAAAGAGGATTGCGCTACGACCTGACTGTGCCATTTGCAAGGTTCGTCGTCATGAATCGAAATGAGATCACCTTTCCGTTTAAACGGTATCAGATACAGCCTGTATGGAGAGCAGACCGACCACAAAAAGGCAGGTATCAGGAGTTCTTCCAATGTGACTGCGATGTGGTCGGGTCCAAATCCCTTTTGTATGAAGCAGATCTGATCTCCATCTATTCAGAAGCTTTCAGTTTTCTCGGCATTGATGTCGCCATCAGAATCAACCACCGGGGCATCCTGGCAGGGATCGCCGAAGCTGCTGGCGTCGCAGAACAATTTACCGCAATGACTATCTGTATAGACAAACTGGACAAAATAGGCCCGGACGCTGTAAAAGAAGATATGATCAGACGAGGCATACCCTCTGGATCAGCTGAAAAAATACTACACCTCATTGGAATACAATCTTTAGACGCTTTGAGACCCGAGCTGGCCCCAACAGCTTCCGGATCCAAAGGATTAGAAGACCTTGACAAGATCTTTTCTACTTCTGCTTCTTATGACCTGGCTCAGGAGCTCGTATTCGACCCTACCCTGGCGAGAGGGTTAAGTTATTATACTGGTTTCATTGTTGAAGTGGTGGCTAAGAATGTACAAATGGGTAGCCTGGGAGGAGGGGGACGCTATGATAATCTTACTGGTTCATTTGGTATGCCGGATATACCCGGAGTTGGGATTTCATTTGGTGCAGAAAGAATCTATGATGTGATGGAATCACTCCAGTTATTCCCCGAAAGCGTAGTCAGTTTGTTAAAGGTCTTGGTGATCGGTCTGGATGATCAAGCTATAACGCTGGCTACCTCGGTCACTAATCAATTGCGATCCAATGCGATACCAAGTGATCAATACCCTGAAGTGGTCAAAATGAATAAATCAATGAAGTATGCCAATGATCTGAAAGTGCCCTTTGTCATCATTATCGGTCAGGAAGAACTGCTGACCAGATCGTATACGCTTAAAAACATGATCACAGGTAGTCAGGAAAAACTTACTCTCGATCAGATCATCGCCAAAATAAAGCAATCATAA
- the gatA gene encoding Asp-tRNA(Asn)/Glu-tRNA(Gln) amidotransferase subunit GatA, whose protein sequence is MLQLELYPTIQALQCALINGQFTVLDVVNHFLDQAESTRDLNQYIELYSEEARTQAIALDQKISSKQPLGRLFGMVLSHKDIISYKDHSLSASSNILKGYTALYSATVLDRVIKEDAIIIGRVQCDEFAMGSSNENSCYGPVKNPYDAERIPGGSSGASATSVASDTCWASIGTDTGGSVRQPAAFCGLVGFKPGYGRISRHGLIAYASSFDQAGFLTRSVYDAALLLEVTSGIDAYDASMSDRPVEKYAESLNISASGKIAYLDLGHFLDKMDAEIASNYADTISKWKSEGIDLDPISMDWLDDIIPAYYVLTTAEASSNLSRYDGIRYGHRSPDAHTIEEVYKKTRTEGFGMEVKRRILLGTYVLSSGFYDAYYQKAQQVRRMIKNHLDKIFDQYTALILPVSPVLPWKIGEKIDDPVSVYLADIFTVMANVAGIPGVSIPTGYSKGGLPIGTQIMANAWDEKKLLALAQTLLFPPPQLKLKSMNVGSVIYKKDLETGQLTANWNLQAGDNLVGGTGHATGTPGPDYAGTYAITYYTTETKKMDTYDLVIEKSGDYFSLKWFQKDDLKCVGVGFLQDDCLIAGWQTIEE, encoded by the coding sequence ATGCTCCAACTCGAATTATACCCTACTATCCAAGCGCTTCAGTGTGCCTTAATAAATGGCCAATTTACAGTATTGGATGTGGTAAACCATTTTCTTGATCAAGCAGAAAGCACTCGGGATCTAAATCAATATATAGAGCTCTACTCAGAAGAAGCTAGAACTCAGGCCATCGCTTTAGACCAAAAAATCTCCTCCAAACAGCCTTTGGGTAGGCTGTTCGGTATGGTACTTTCTCACAAAGACATCATATCCTACAAAGACCATTCACTGTCAGCTTCCTCAAATATATTAAAAGGGTATACTGCGCTCTATAGTGCTACTGTCCTGGATCGGGTGATAAAAGAAGATGCTATCATCATCGGTCGGGTCCAATGTGATGAGTTCGCGATGGGTTCTTCAAACGAAAACTCCTGCTATGGTCCCGTAAAAAACCCCTATGATGCAGAGCGAATACCCGGTGGTTCGTCGGGTGCCAGCGCCACCAGTGTAGCCAGTGACACCTGCTGGGCCTCTATAGGCACTGATACAGGTGGTAGCGTCCGGCAACCAGCTGCATTTTGCGGTTTGGTAGGATTCAAGCCTGGTTATGGGAGGATATCGAGGCATGGTTTGATCGCTTATGCATCCTCTTTTGATCAGGCAGGTTTTCTCACCAGATCGGTATATGATGCTGCCTTATTGCTCGAGGTGACCAGTGGTATCGATGCTTATGATGCCAGCATGAGTGATCGCCCGGTAGAAAAATATGCTGAATCCTTAAATATAAGTGCTTCAGGAAAAATAGCTTATCTCGATCTAGGACATTTTCTAGATAAGATGGACGCTGAGATAGCATCTAATTATGCAGACACCATTTCCAAATGGAAATCTGAAGGGATTGATTTAGATCCTATTTCCATGGATTGGCTGGACGACATCATACCTGCGTATTATGTTCTCACTACAGCCGAAGCTTCTTCCAATCTTTCACGATATGATGGTATTCGATATGGTCATCGATCTCCCGATGCCCATACGATCGAGGAAGTGTATAAAAAGACGCGGACAGAGGGGTTTGGCATGGAGGTTAAAAGACGGATCTTGCTGGGCACTTATGTTCTAAGCTCTGGTTTTTATGATGCGTATTATCAAAAAGCGCAGCAAGTGCGCCGAATGATCAAAAATCACCTTGATAAGATTTTTGACCAATATACGGCCCTCATCCTGCCTGTATCACCGGTGTTGCCCTGGAAGATTGGCGAAAAAATAGATGACCCTGTATCGGTGTACCTCGCTGACATCTTTACCGTCATGGCCAATGTGGCTGGCATACCAGGTGTCTCTATTCCTACCGGGTACTCCAAAGGGGGCTTGCCTATAGGTACTCAAATCATGGCCAATGCCTGGGATGAGAAAAAGTTGCTGGCACTGGCACAAACACTACTATTTCCTCCACCTCAATTAAAACTAAAATCGATGAATGTAGGCAGTGTGATCTATAAAAAAGACCTCGAAACAGGGCAACTGACAGCAAATTGGAATCTTCAAGCTGGTGATAATTTGGTTGGAGGTACTGGGCATGCTACGGGTACTCCCGGGCCGGATTATGCAGGTACTTATGCAATCACTTACTACACCACAGAAACTAAAAAAATGGACACTTATGACCTAGTTATCGAAAAAAGTGGCGACTATTTCAGCCTAAAATGGTTCCAGAAAGATGATCTAAAATGTGTTGGGGTCGGCTTTCTTCAGGATGACTGCCTTATCGCAGGCTGGCAGACCATAGAAGAGTGA
- a CDS encoding CoA pyrophosphatase — protein sequence MPDLLHPIKQQLLTALSHGLPGTLAHQKMAVPGRELLLPDHNKAKKAAVLILFYHRLDHIFIAFIKRKTHEADHHSGQISFPGGKMEANDNYPVDTALREAMEEIGTSDKIDILGHLSPLYIPVSNFYVAPVVGWHRDPFPIFNIQESEVDELLEIDLDLLLNPGAKTHKTIKVLSSVFLKEVPAYEIHGHIIWGATAMMLSELEWVLGQS from the coding sequence ATGCCAGACCTTCTACATCCAATTAAGCAACAACTTCTTACAGCCCTGTCACATGGTCTTCCCGGTACCCTGGCTCATCAAAAAATGGCCGTGCCGGGTAGGGAATTATTATTGCCTGATCATAACAAAGCCAAAAAAGCAGCTGTCCTGATATTATTCTACCATCGCTTGGATCACATCTTTATCGCTTTCATCAAGCGAAAAACGCACGAAGCGGATCACCACAGTGGACAGATCAGTTTTCCTGGCGGCAAAATGGAAGCTAATGACAATTATCCCGTTGACACTGCCTTGCGTGAAGCCATGGAGGAGATCGGCACCTCGGACAAAATTGATATTCTTGGACATCTAAGTCCCCTTTATATTCCAGTATCCAATTTTTATGTTGCCCCTGTCGTGGGCTGGCATCGGGATCCCTTTCCCATCTTTAATATCCAGGAATCAGAAGTAGACGAACTTTTGGAAATAGATCTCGATCTGCTACTGAATCCTGGAGCTAAGACTCATAAAACCATCAAAGTGCTTTCTTCTGTTTTTTTAAAAGAAGTGCCTGCTTATGAGATACATGGACATATCATCTGGGGTGCAACAGCGATGATGTTAAGTGAGTTAGAGTGGGTGCTGGGGCAAAGCTGA